The DNA window TTGCCGCTTTGATGAAAAAAGGCAAGCGACGCGAAGAAACGCGCCTCTCTGATTTCGAGGAGATGCTAAGGAAAGCTGCCTACAACTTGGATGGTGGCCTAAAAAAGACAAACATGATTGAAGCGCACGTCATCGACCATTATATCCCATTCCTAGCATTGGAAAAGGCACACGTAGTGCAATGTGCTGAGGTCGAATTTGAGAAATGGCGTATTCACCCATCGCAGGACAAGATCAATACGGTTGTCAGCAATGCAGTAAACTTTGATCCAGTGCATGGTATGTTTGCCATATCAGGTTGTAAGACGATCGAGAAGAAAGTGGCAATGCTCGCCAACGAACGGAATTAAGCTACTTCTCAGGTCATTTTAAcatgtttatataataaacttaGTTTTTTATAACATGCTTTGCTTTTACCAAGGGTTCAGCCATTTGAGGCGCGCGTCCTTCTTTAACAGATCGGTGTCAAGGCGCTTGGAGTGCTGATCAAACTGATCGCGTGCCCCATAGCGTAATTCCACAGGTCCAATATCCTTTGTAACCAAGCACTCGCCATTCTCTTTTAGTATTGTGTGCTTAACATCATCAGCGGTGGGTTCGCCATAGGGATACGTTACGGGAGACACTTTAATCAAGTGTTTGATCTTCCATAGTCGCGCATTATTTTCGGGTATGTTTTTGACTACGGTAAAGTCACTTTGCTTGCCGTCTAGACCCAAATCCTTGAGTATGCGCTTCTCCCAATACGGATTGCCCTTTACGGGCTTGATGCGCTGCACTCTAAATAGCTTGGCTGGCTCTACTGGTGGATCCTGTTGGTCTGCAGTTCTGAAAATGTAGAcgtgcttttattttagtggTTTTATTTATCCAGAATATCTCTTACCTCGGATAGTAAATGATGCTTTCATATTTCTTGCCGTCTttgtataaaaactttttgttatgtttgccATAGCTGCGTGTGGCTGCCAAGCCCAGTTGGAGCGGGCTTAGAAGCTTGAAggtattcattttatttaacaattatgttttacaataaaattaaagcaaaatcgGCAACGAGCAGCCAACAGCTGGTTGGTTATGAAAGCAACGTTGATAGAGTTGCACGCCTGTTGATACACTGATATCACTGGACAAGATTTATCGATAGCTCACGTTGGGCGCACAATTTCAAAGTGCAAAGAGCTAATGGGGCAACTGAAGAAAATATTGAACTGTTTTGGAATTAACCTGTAGAACACCTTGCAgactataattatatattaatactaATGAATATTGTCAGTGTAATTCTTTTTCTCGTTTAgagtatttttaaaacaaaattgtaaatgccagcatattttaagcacatttaataaaaaaaaaatgtagtaataatttattacaaataaaaaactcgACAGCATTTtgcatagaaatattttttattgctaataCATTATGTAaaacattatataaatataaagcagacgccattttgttgaaCGGGGGATGCTGTGCTGTGATTGGTTACCCAATATACTGGCCAATTGGGGTTGCAGGATTCTTATTGCACGCAACCGTATAAAGGATGCTGCATCATCCTGACACTAATTCAGTTCGACAGCAAAGCTTAGGACGAACAGACCAATCTCAAAGAATTGTGCGAATCAAGAGCTAGAcacaagtgtataaaattacACAGTGATAGAATTTACTGTAAGTAATTAAAGTGAAAGGCTTGAATATAGTtagataattttttttatatagtttttttctGTGACCATTAGAGTGACATATAGTCAAACTTTATAGCACGCCTTTTAATTTTGAGAAATTCGTTAAAATTGTGTGAAAAGAAAAGGCCATTAAACGAATCGAAAATCCCAAAAGGGTGCGCTACACTTTTTCATATTCAACTCCCGCGGGCAAATAATAAATCCATCTGTAGCGATTGTTCAGCTATTTGTGTAGGTGTGAAAATATGctgcaaataataacaataacaataaatacaataagtacaataaaaacaaatgaaaaaccacgcacacacataataaTAGGAAACGCAAACAGGACACGTGACCACAGCCGTAGGCCTGGCGGGGGGAGTTGGATAAAGAGTTGGATTCGCTTGTGGCAAGTGCGCATAGGGTTGACagaacccacacacacacaccctttgacaaacacacacacttatcAATAATGCAGGTTGCATCCTTTGATTTCGCTTAATTTATGGCGTAGGGTCGGAGAAAGTAGCGAAAGTATTTGAGCAAAgatagaaataattttaagcacttGCTATTGTCGCCTTGCAATTTACACacgatttttatttatgcagcaacaGACGCTCGttgaggagcagcagctggcaatgGTCTATGACATGAGCCATCTGGCACCAGCGGCGCCGCAAAGCATCTCCTTGAGTCGTTACTATTTGGAGCAGACGGACGATCTGATAGCCGCCAACAATGCGCTTACCAATGGTCATAGCCATGGCCATGTCGATGATTATGCAGCCAGCACAACGCTGGACATTGATCAGAGATTTCAGGCGCACATTGCCTGCGAGACGGCCGCTCAGCCGgcacagccgccgccgccaacgccGGCGCCACGTCGACGCACCACGCCCATTGCACATCTGGATCCCTCCGAGCTGGTGGGCCTGTCACGCGAGGAGCGACGACGTCGCCGACGCGCCACACTCAAGTATCGCACTGCACATGCGACGCGGGAGCGCGTACGCGTTGAAGCCTTCAATGTATCGTTCGCAGAGCTACGCAAGCTGCTGCCCACACTGCCGCCCGATAAGAAGCTCTCCAAGATCGAGATACTCAAGCTGGCCATCTGCTACATAGCCTATCTGAATCATGTGCTCGAGACGCCCTGAGACgccgccactgctgctgcctccagTTTCCTTGCGAGCCAGGGCTTCACTTCGACATCTTCCGACAGCTAGAAAATAAgccaaaaccaaagccaaagcatatTCCAAAGTCTCTTAGTCATAGGtgaatagtttttttttttggtgtatAGCATAaacataactatatatatatatataatctctAATATAATCTAGCATTTAATACgtgatatttgtttatatccaagctaaacaataaatgtaatatttatataaagtccgagttcaaaatgcaaaacttatcgcaaactaaatttatataacgATTAAATCAGTTTGCTTAagaaacaaacagcagcaaataatgcAACAGACTATGAAGATATATtaaagcacacatacatatttatgtgtatgtatgtatatatttattatttacatactCTTCTGTTTTCTGGCAAGCTACGGCTTCGTGTGCTCATCTGGCATTTTCCGCTTTTCCATTTGCTTTGCCATTTAGCCAGCCAAGCGGCAGCTGTGGCCCAACTTCATGGCCGCTCCCCAGCGCCAACAACGCGCGCAGCATCCGCACACGCCCccatatttatgtgtgtgtgtgtgtgtgtgtgtgtgtaacaaagCCACGCCCCCTGTGTCGACAAGCATAAAGTTGCCTGTGCTTCTTGCTtcgaaatttcattttaaactcGACAGTTTATAAATACGCAACTTTATTATctacttgttgtttttttaattgtacaaatttcaaataagcTTAACGTTTAATGTTTCGACTGCAGTTTatagcaaatacaaaattttaaaataaagtaaaatggCGTTCAACTTTAGCGCTTTGCAGGTAAGCTTATAAGAAAGTCTAGAAATATATTCGGGGACTTATCAAAGTAAAAACTACTCTAttagctttatattatttcttcGCTTTGCCTAATTCGTTAGACTGCTTTtaataatagttttttttttattatagcaaCTGTTATTGCATTCCAAGTTTAACTTTCGTTCTCTTGCGAAATACTTGGAACTTTGCAGCATATGCGCCCACATTGCCACCCACAATGTGGCCCCAATCTGAGTGCTATGTATAGCAATAAAACAGGGCCAACCTGAATGTTCAACTTGTCTTTGTCTTTGATTGGCATCAGCTTCAAGtctaaacataaatttcaactgGCATATTTAACAATTGGCCACAGCctacaataatttttggcaaatattaCAACTTTATGCtagatttctttttgtttgataTAATAATTGATCATGGCTATTTTTAGTCTTGCTTTATTGACAATTTTGTCGGTAGAGCTTTCTCTTTGTATTCCCagtaactatttatattttcatatccGTGCCCCGTTCCTGTCACCAGCTCGCCTCGTGTTTCCCCGCGTCTGCCCTTCTGGGCCCCATGGAGCTGCTTGCATTGCAACTTTGGCAAATAGCGACAGTCCAAGTTTATTTACTTGGTAACGGTAACGGTAACGTTGTTGATTGCCACGCAACTTGTTTATAGTTATTTTTCATCATAGacgttaaaaacaaaagcgctaaAGGAATTTTCGTTTCAGGCGCCAGTGCAAAAATCtaaacttaataataaaacaaactaatttttgtttttttttttttgtttttgttgtgcttgtgcAAATCGATTGTGAGTGCTTGTATCTATTTAAtggcatttcaattgcaattccaATTGAGCACAGAGATAaattgacagctgctgctgctggcgctggttAAATTGATTGCCAGGAAGAAGCTGGAGACGACAGCAAAGCGTGAAATTACCTTAAGTGTTACGCCTCCGACCACAACAGCTTTGGCCTCAAAACTTCTCATGCTCAGTAAGTGAGTTTAAGAGAGGGGTAGGGGGGTTGGGTTGCAAGCACAAGTGCAACGTTTTGGTTGCTGCACGTGCACGACTGGTAGCTTTTTGACTGACTAATCCTGGCGGCTGGACATAAAGCCATGTGATAAATTGCACCCCAGAGGGTTGACATCAACATCAACgcttcggcttcggcttcAGCTGCGGCGCATTGTTGGGTTGGGGGTAAGGTTAGAGGGCTTGAGGGTATTACTATCTCTTCGATAGCTGCAGTTCCTTTGTTGCTAATTGagtttaaaatcaatttgtatttcacGCCTGGCAAAGCCACTTGACTAACACATCCAGTCACAGagacagcgacggcgacggcgacttGGTTACAGCCTGTTGACAACACATTATGGAACTTTATCTCTCTGAGCCTGGGCCAGCTGCTGTCGCTCATTCTTGTGTAATTGCcgtgcaaatttaattacaatgttGCAATGCTTCAACGCCTCCAATGCCACACCCTGTTGCGGTTCAAACGCGTGCCACCCGCCCACGCTGAGTTGAGCTCTTCATTCATTCACACACTCCATCAGGCCCTCGGAGCATCTTCAATCACCATCAAGTGTTGACAACTTGCACACGTGCCCACTGTGCTGGGCGTCGGTGTGGGCGTGCCACTTGGTATTGAATTACCAATCACAAATTTAcatgttgcttgtttgtaattgaaaattgtaacGCCTGCGTGGGAAATTCGCAAATTCTTATGGAGCTCCCATGTATCCaataatttagcattttgctAGCAAATGCTTGATCAACAGCTGTTTAGGATCAAGTGGTGCTGGCCAGCAGGCTGATAAATGTTCTCCAACGTAATCCCAGGCAGAGCAGCAAACGTATGGCAACAATTGTAGCTACCGGTTCCAGCCAATACCCTGGCATAAAGTTTGATAATTGggtatattattaatatttaatacaaattgatagacataaagttttaatttactaCGAAATAATTAAAccatcatttttatttattcatttctttATTAATGCTGCATGCGTATTAtacattaaatgtttttaagtAACAGtcgtattatttttattttattaaatgcataaatgcatCATTTTTAGTATTTGCTGCTAGTTATTTTCGATTTGCTGTAATTATTGAATGcctgtatttttattttaaaagcaaaagtcgtaaacaaatttgtacagggtattttttttaacagcagCCAAATGTAGCTTCACTCtt is part of the Drosophila busckii strain San Diego stock center, stock number 13000-0081.31 chromosome X, ASM1175060v1, whole genome shotgun sequence genome and encodes:
- the LOC108606180 gene encoding helix-loop-helix protein 1 produces the protein MVYDMSHLAPAAPQSISLSRYYLEQTDDLIAANNALTNGHSHGHVDDYAASTTLDIDQRFQAHIACETAAQPAQPPPPTPAPRRRTTPIAHLDPSELVGLSREERRRRRRATLKYRTAHATRERVRVEAFNVSFAELRKLLPTLPPDKKLSKIEILKLAICYIAYLNHVLETP
- the LOC108605693 gene encoding 39S ribosomal protein L30, mitochondrial; its protein translation is MNTFKLLSPLQLGLAATRSYGKHNKKFLYKDGKKYESIIYYPRTADQQDPPVEPAKLFRVQRIKPVKGNPYWEKRILKDLGLDGKQSDFTVVKNIPENNARLWKIKHLIKVSPVTYPYGEPTADDVKHTILKENGECLVTKDIGPVELRYGARDQFDQHSKRLDTDLLKKDARLKWLNPW